A single genomic interval of uncultured Sunxiuqinia sp. harbors:
- a CDS encoding THUMP domain-containing protein: MTNKLRFVATTYAGLEQVLAEELIGLGADDVEEGRRSVYFEGNLALMYKANYSLRTALKILMPLRSFRIKRVDDLYHQVSKIKWEEYFGVNQTFAIQSKVFSELFSNSMFASLKAKDAIVDRFRRIDGKRPSISINNPEILINLHISNSNNCTISLDSSGDSLHKRGYRTGSHEAPISEVLAAGMIKLSGWSGEEPLRDPMCGSGTIVIEAAMMAKNVLPGESRQNYSFQKWKGYDPELFKMMKSQNEHTQLGYTIFGSDISRENIDLAYKNAEKANVLDVVQLEIADFRRLEKKESSFLLFNPPYGERIKSGDQAFYSMVGERLKHHFPNTTSWLISTNECLKSIGLKPEVKIPLYNGSLSCSFREYKLYKGSKKSSN; encoded by the coding sequence ATGACAAATAAATTGCGTTTTGTTGCTACTACTTATGCCGGATTGGAGCAAGTTTTAGCAGAAGAACTTATTGGCTTGGGAGCTGATGATGTTGAAGAAGGTAGGCGTTCCGTTTATTTTGAAGGAAACCTGGCCTTGATGTATAAAGCAAATTATTCATTAAGGACAGCTTTGAAAATATTAATGCCATTGCGGTCTTTCCGAATTAAGCGGGTTGATGATCTTTATCATCAGGTGTCAAAAATAAAATGGGAAGAGTATTTTGGTGTGAATCAAACCTTTGCTATACAGAGCAAAGTGTTTAGTGAGTTATTCAGTAATTCGATGTTTGCTTCACTAAAGGCAAAGGATGCCATTGTTGATCGGTTTAGAAGGATTGATGGGAAGCGGCCTTCAATCAGCATCAATAATCCTGAGATCCTAATTAATCTCCATATTTCAAACAGTAATAATTGCACAATCTCACTGGATAGTAGTGGTGACTCCCTGCATAAGCGCGGTTACCGTACTGGAAGTCATGAAGCTCCAATTAGTGAGGTGCTTGCTGCCGGTATGATTAAATTATCTGGGTGGAGTGGGGAAGAGCCTTTGAGAGATCCAATGTGCGGATCGGGTACGATTGTTATCGAAGCAGCCATGATGGCTAAAAATGTTTTGCCGGGAGAAAGTCGTCAGAATTATAGTTTTCAGAAATGGAAAGGTTATGATCCTGAACTATTTAAAATGATGAAGTCCCAAAATGAACATACTCAACTTGGATATACAATTTTTGGATCTGATATTTCCAGAGAAAACATCGATTTGGCGTATAAAAATGCCGAAAAGGCGAATGTGTTAGATGTTGTTCAGCTTGAAATTGCTGATTTTCGTCGACTGGAAAAGAAAGAATCATCTTTTCTTTTGTTTAATCCCCCTTATGGTGAGCGAATTAAATCTGGTGATCAGGCTTTTTACTCGATGGTTGGTGAACGTTTAAAACATCACTTTCCAAATACAACTTCCTGGTTAATCAGTACGAACGAATGTTT